A region of Salinibacter sp. 10B DNA encodes the following proteins:
- a CDS encoding polymer-forming cytoskeletal protein: MLTISLFSSSDKDTESPSGETDVSTSLISRGANIEGTLDFADVNIRIEGHVQGDITTDRRVVIAEGAEVHGTINAQTVRVAGYMEGHVIATEMLVLSPSAEVHATLEAETLEIQAGADYSGNVPETQPFIPDSANPSLDPSELASAANDSQNNTAQETQG; this comes from the coding sequence ATGCTTACCATAAGCCTGTTTTCCTCCTCCGATAAAGACACGGAATCCCCCTCTGGTGAAACGGACGTTTCTACCTCGCTCATCAGTAGAGGTGCCAACATTGAGGGCACCCTCGATTTTGCTGACGTAAACATTCGGATTGAGGGGCACGTCCAGGGAGACATCACCACCGATCGGCGTGTCGTCATAGCCGAGGGCGCGGAGGTTCACGGTACGATTAACGCCCAGACCGTTCGGGTGGCGGGATACATGGAGGGGCACGTGATCGCTACCGAGATGCTCGTTCTATCTCCCTCCGCAGAGGTTCACGCGACCCTCGAAGCCGAGACCCTTGAGATTCAGGCCGGAGCTGACTATAGCGGAAACGTTCCCGAGACCCAGCCCTTCATTCCGGATTCGGCCAATCCCTCACTCGATCCCTCCGAATTGGCGTCGGCGGCGAACGATTCTCAGAACAACACGGCTCAAGAGACCCAAGGTTGA
- a CDS encoding carotenoid oxygenase family protein, with protein sequence MTDYRQGFDDLTREIHEPELPVDGDWPDWLSGTLIRNGPAQFSVGDQDYRHWFDGHAMLHAFRMDNGTVSYRNRFLETKSRTEALAAGEIVRSEFATDPCRSLFGRVMSVFNPTPTDNASINVARLDDQYVAMTETPLPVAFDPETLNTVGVVDYDDDVDAQMTTAHPHVEPDTGTIFTYQTAFGRQSEYQICSLPSDRAKRTVRASLDVARPSYMHSFGMTEQYVILSEWPLVVDPLDLLLRGQPFIENFEWMPERGTRFRILRKADGAEVATCTADAAFAFHHVNAFEQDGEIACDIVTYPDASIIDELYLDNLRGEKPSPGTGSLRRYQLPLEGGRAPSHVLSEETLELPRLHEASARAQPYNIVYGIGTRHEGNFADQLVKIDVESEEAQTWHAGGTYPGEPVFVPRPDATAEDDGVLLSVVLDPADDHSFLLVLDAATFAERARATVPHAIPFGFHGQFFE encoded by the coding sequence ATGACCGACTACCGCCAGGGATTCGACGATCTGACCCGGGAGATACACGAGCCCGAACTGCCGGTCGACGGCGACTGGCCGGACTGGCTGTCGGGCACGCTCATCCGCAACGGGCCCGCACAGTTTTCGGTGGGCGATCAGGACTACCGCCACTGGTTCGACGGGCATGCAATGCTGCACGCTTTCCGGATGGACAACGGCACGGTGAGCTACCGCAACCGCTTCTTGGAGACGAAGAGCCGGACGGAGGCGCTGGCGGCGGGCGAGATCGTGCGGTCGGAGTTCGCCACCGATCCCTGCAGGTCCCTCTTTGGACGGGTGATGAGCGTCTTCAATCCCACCCCCACCGACAATGCCAGCATCAACGTTGCGCGCCTCGACGACCAGTACGTGGCGATGACCGAGACGCCTCTTCCGGTGGCCTTTGATCCGGAGACGCTGAACACGGTGGGAGTGGTCGACTACGACGATGACGTGGACGCCCAGATGACGACGGCGCATCCGCACGTCGAACCGGACACGGGCACCATCTTTACGTACCAAACCGCGTTTGGCCGGCAGTCCGAGTACCAGATTTGCAGCCTTCCGTCCGATCGTGCAAAGCGCACCGTGCGAGCGTCATTGGACGTAGCCCGGCCCAGCTACATGCACAGCTTCGGGATGACGGAGCAGTACGTGATCCTGAGCGAGTGGCCGCTCGTGGTCGATCCGTTGGACCTGCTTTTGCGCGGGCAGCCGTTCATTGAGAACTTCGAGTGGATGCCTGAACGTGGGACGCGGTTTCGGATTCTTCGGAAGGCGGACGGGGCCGAGGTGGCCACCTGTACCGCGGATGCGGCGTTCGCCTTTCACCACGTCAACGCTTTCGAGCAGGACGGCGAAATTGCCTGCGACATCGTCACCTACCCGGACGCGTCCATCATTGACGAATTGTACCTCGACAATCTCCGAGGCGAGAAGCCGTCGCCCGGGACCGGTTCACTGCGCCGATATCAGCTACCGCTGGAGGGCGGGAGAGCGCCCTCGCACGTGTTGAGTGAGGAGACCCTCGAGCTTCCGCGGTTGCATGAAGCATCGGCTCGCGCTCAGCCGTACAATATCGTCTACGGCATTGGGACGCGGCACGAAGGAAACTTTGCCGACCAGCTCGTCAAGATCGACGTGGAGAGTGAGGAGGCGCAGACGTGGCACGCCGGCGGCACCTATCCTGGGGAGCCGGTGTTCGTGCCGCGTCCGGACGCGACAGCCGAGGACGATGGTGTACTCCTGTCTGTCGTGCTCGACCCGGCCGACGACCATTCCTTCTTGCTCGTGCTCGACGCCGCTACATTTGCTGAGCGGGCGCGAGCGACCGTGCCACACGCCATCCCGTTCGGGTTCCACGGGCAATTTTTCGAGTGA